In Ipomoea triloba cultivar NCNSP0323 chromosome 7, ASM357664v1, a single genomic region encodes these proteins:
- the LOC116024731 gene encoding UDP-glycosyltransferase 74F2-like: MEGEKRAHILAIPYPSQGHINPMLQFCKRLVSKGLKTTLAITTFISNSMKPVSDAVAIDTISDGCDAAGFLQAQSVHDYLNRFQVAGSKTLSDLIEKYKNSDSPVDCVVYDSFMPWALDVAKSHGLFAACFFTQACAVNYVYYCAHHGKLELPVTSPPVRIPGLPPLELRDMPSFIYVHGSYPAYFELVLHQFLNVDKADCVFVNTFYKLEAQVVDTMSKMSPVITIGPTIPSLYLDNGVKNDSEYGINLYHMDQSKSIDWLKTKPEASVIYVAFGSMASVDQKQMEELAWGFKNTNTYFLWVVRDSELQKLPENFLDDVGPTDKALIVNWSPQLKVLSSKAVGCFFTHGGWNSTIEALSLGVPMVVMPQWTDQTMNAKLIEDVWKVGKRVRVGEDGVVSRGEIEGCVREVLGEGGKGKEMKENAMKWSHLAKEAVSEGGTSDKVIDEFVSTLTSLSHV; the protein is encoded by the exons ATGGAGGGAGAAAAGAGAGCACATATTTTAGCTATTCCTTATCCAAGCCAAGGCCACATCAATCCCATGCTTCAATTCTGCAAACGCCTCGTCTCCAAAGGTCTCAAAACCACTCTGGCCATCACCACCTTCATTTCCAACTCCATGAAACCCGTCTCCGACGCCGTCGCCATCGACACCATCTCTGACGGCTGCGACGCCGCCGGTTTCCTCCAAGCCCAAAGCGTCCACGACTACCTCAACCGCTTCCAAGTCGCCGGCTCCAAGACCCTTTCCGACCTCATCGAAAAGTACAAAAACTCCGATTCTCCGGTCGATTGCGTTGTATACGACTCGTTCATGCCTTGGGCTCTGGACGTGGCCAAGAGCCACGGCCTCTTCGCCGCCTGCTTTTTCACCCAAGCTTGCGCTGTTAATTATGTTTATTACTGCGCGCACCATGGGAAACTGGAGTTGCCGGTGACTTCGCCGCCGGTGAGGATTCCCGGGCTGCCGCCGCTGGAGCTGCGCGATATGCCGTCGTTCATTTACGTGCATGGATCTTATCCGGCGTATTTTGAGTTGGTGCTTCACCAGTTCTTGAATGTGGATAAAGCCGATTGCGTTTTCGTTAACACATTCTACAAGCTGGAGGCTCAG GTAGTGGATACAATGTCGAAAATGAGTCCAGTAATTACAATTGGACCAACAATCCCATCGTTATACTTAGACAACGGAGTAAAAAACGACAGCGAATATGGCATCAACCTCTACCACATGGACCAATCAAAAAGCATTGATTGGCTAAAGACAAAACCCGAAGCCTCAGTCATCTACGTGGCATTTGGAAGCATGGCATCCGTTGACCAAAAACAAATGGAAGAGCTTGCATGGGGCTTCAAAAACACCAACACTTACTTCCTATGGGTGGTTAGGGACTCCGAGCTACAAAAGCTGCCGGAGAATTTCCTCGACGACGTGGGGCCCACAGATAAGGCCCTGATCGTGAACTGGAGCCCTCAGCTTAAAGTGCTGTCTAGCAAGGCCGTGGGGTGTTTTTTTACTCACGGCGGATGGAACTCGACTATCGAGGCGCTCAGCCTCGGGGTGCCGATGGTGGTGATGCCGCAGTGGACCGACCAGACCATGAACGCGAAATTGATCGAGGATGTGTGGAAGGTTGGGAAGAGGGTTAGGGTTGGTGAGGATGGGGTTGTGAGTAGGGGAGAAATAGAGGGGTGTGTTAGGGAGGTTTTGGGGGAGGGGGGAAAAGGGAAAGAAATGAAGGAAAATGCAATGAAATGGAGTCATTTGGCTAAGGAGGCAGTGAGTGAAGGTGGGACTTCAGACAAAGTTATTGATGAATTTGTGTCCACATTGACATCATTATCCCATGTTTGA